From Trichoderma atroviride chromosome 1, complete sequence, one genomic window encodes:
- a CDS encoding uncharacterized protein (EggNog:ENOG41~TransMembrane:1 (o363-384i)), which yields MVNEGWPNTKQSTQDFPPEENADTEEGKGKFRFITFQDPNTVKLKSVQRVIRSHGAKKSLEGRKKKLTAATGNFRHFKTDRFQHTSANKQSNDTKSSVDIQSFGSTQSLAISNSTRLQSLIGNKTASQALEPVCNFSEATAHQKFHKIFHDGFNDEALSNAIMLSLTFAANEYHFSQECVTFKNTTIRHINQKIGSSLDPPAVSQMIGAILLLIGVEWRLGNKPRVEMHLAGVLQLLSFCDSKLIDLHDGIKRAIFWQDLNAAWIIGSERRFSHDIFPELHWGRNPFLSSMYMLPTGFEPLRHVFGSDLVKVVEDIYALQHYRESSIVDLGDSPSLLHLDNYQASIESRLYSHFLTTGESNGILAGCILALYLCTYMLFSEVWAGHFIPSHMSSNLLRVLRDAKKSILWDTNRDAMLWCTIVGGTFAQQGVTRSEYILLLHQSGYGTLPSAWKETESFLEQFLWSKRVFYGPGRAFWDAYSLN from the exons ATGGTTAATGAAGGCTGGCCCAATACTAAACAGAGCACACAGGATTTCCCCCCTGAGGAAAATGCCGATACggaagagggcaaaggcaaattCCGCTTTATCACTTTCCAAGATCCCAACACCGTAAAACTTAAATCAGTCCAGCGGGTCATTCGGAGCCATGGCGCTAAGAAGTCCTTGGAAgggcggaagaagaagctcacaGCAGCGACTGGGAATTTTCGCCATTTTAAAACTGATAGGTTTCAGCATACCTCGGCGAACAAGCAAAGCAATGACACCAAATCATCAGTCGACATCCAATCATTCGGCTCGACACAATCCCTTGCTATTAGCAATTCTACACGGCTACAGTCTCTCATAGGAAATA AAACCGCATCACAAGCTTTAGAGCCTGTGTGCAATTTCTCAGAAGCCACCGCCCACCAAAAATTTCACAAGATATTTCATGACGGCTTCAACGATGAGGCGCTCTCAAATGCTATTATGCTATCTCTGACATTCGCCGCAAATGAATATCATTTCTCACAAGAATGTGTCACCTTCAAGAACACAACAATTCGGCATATCAACCAGAAAATCGGATCCTCCCTTGATCCTCCCGCTGTTTCACAAATGATAGGAGCCATATTACTCTTAATAGGAGTAGAG TGGCGACTTGGGAACAAACCTCGAGTGGAGATGCATTTGGCTGGTGTCTTGCAACTGCTAAGTTTCTGCGATTCCAAGCTCATCGACCTTCATGATGGCATCAAGCG TGCAATATTCTGGCAAGATCTAAACGCGGCTTGGATTATAGGTTCCGAGCGCAGGTTCTCTCATGACATCTTCCCAGAGCTTCACTGGGGCCGCAATCCCTTTCTCTCATCTATGTACATGCTGCCAACGGGATTCGAGCCACTAAGGCATGTGTTTGGAAGCGACTTGGTCAAGGTTGTCGAAGATATCTATGCCTTGCAGCATTATCGCGAATCATCTATTGTAGACCTAGGTGACTCACCGTCTCTTCTCCACTTGGATAATTATCAGGCCTCGATAGAGTCTCGACTTTACTCTCATTTTTTAACGACAGGCGAGAGTAATGGAATATTGGCAGGCTGCATACTTGCACTATATCTCTGCACTTACATGCTGTTCTCAGAGGTATGGGCAGGTCACTTTATTCCATCACACATGTCTTCAAATCTACTACGTGTCTTACGGGATGCAAAGAAGAGTATTCTATGGGACACCAACAGAGATGCAATGCTATGGTGTACGATAGTGGGTGGCACATTCGCCCAGCAAGGCGTGACACGATCCGAGTACATACTTCTACTTCACCAATCCGGATATGGTACTCTCCCCTCAGCATGGAAAGAGACGGAAAGCTTTTTGGAACAGTTTCTGTGGTCTAAAAGAGTCTTCTACGGGCCCGGGAGAGCGTTCTGGGATGCATATTCACTAAATTGA